In Amycolatopsis methanolica 239, a single genomic region encodes these proteins:
- a CDS encoding F0F1 ATP synthase subunit gamma, with protein MMAQLRELRAKIRATKSIGKITKAMELIATSRIGRAQARVEASRPYAEEITKVLSALAGGAASLDDPFLVERPNPKRAAVLVVTSDKGLCGGYNTNVLRATEELLSLLRSEGKEPQVYVIGGKGLNYYRFRNREVVDSWTGFSDQPRYENAAAAGETLTKAFLAGADDDADGPGEDGVLGVDEVHIVYTEFKSMLTQTPVAKRMAPLEVEYVEDGAEGTAQPGEILPAYEFEPSADRLLSALLPKYINTRIFSALLESAASELAARRTAMKSASDNASELVETYTRLANQARQAQITQEISEIVGGADALAAVGSDE; from the coding sequence CTGATGGCGCAACTTCGCGAGCTCCGGGCAAAGATCCGGGCGACGAAATCGATCGGCAAGATCACCAAGGCGATGGAACTGATCGCCACCTCGCGGATCGGCCGTGCCCAGGCACGCGTCGAGGCTTCGCGCCCGTACGCCGAGGAGATCACCAAGGTGCTCTCCGCCCTGGCGGGCGGGGCCGCGAGCCTCGACGACCCGTTCCTCGTCGAGCGGCCCAACCCGAAGCGGGCGGCCGTGCTGGTGGTGACCAGTGACAAGGGCCTGTGCGGTGGTTACAACACCAATGTGCTGCGGGCCACCGAGGAGCTGCTCTCGCTGCTGCGCTCGGAGGGCAAGGAGCCCCAGGTCTACGTCATCGGCGGCAAGGGCCTGAACTACTACCGGTTCCGCAACCGCGAGGTCGTCGACAGCTGGACCGGCTTCTCGGACCAGCCGCGCTACGAGAACGCCGCCGCCGCGGGCGAGACGCTGACCAAGGCGTTCCTCGCCGGCGCGGACGACGACGCGGACGGGCCGGGCGAGGACGGCGTCCTCGGCGTGGACGAGGTGCACATCGTGTACACCGAGTTCAAGTCGATGCTGACCCAGACCCCGGTCGCCAAGCGGATGGCGCCCCTCGAGGTCGAGTACGTGGAAGACGGCGCGGAGGGCACCGCTCAGCCCGGCGAGATCCTCCCGGCGTACGAGTTCGAGCCCAGCGCGGACCGGCTGCTGTCGGCCCTGCTGCCGAAGTACATCAACACGCGGATCTTTTCGGCTCTGCTCGAGTCGGCCGCTTCCGAGCTGGCCGCCCGGCGCACCGCCATGAAGTCGGCGTCGGACAACGCCAGCGAGCTGGTGGAGACCTACACCCGGCTGGCGAACCAGGCGCGGCAGGCCCAGATCACGCAGGAGATCAGCGAAATCGTCGGTGGGGCCGATGCGCTCGCCGCTGTAGGAAGTGATGAGTAG
- the atpD gene encoding F0F1 ATP synthase subunit beta: MTTTETRTKGRIVSVTGPVVDVEFPRGAVPELFNALKVEVEFEQLRKTITLEVAQHLGDNLVRTISLAPQDGLVRGAEVIDTGAPISVPVGDEVKGHVYNALGDCLDQPGYGADLERWSIHRKPPAFDQLEGKTEMLETGLKVIDLLTPYVQGGKIGLFGGAGVGKTVLIKEMITRVARNFGGTSVFAGVGERTREGTDLFLEMSEDGVINDTALVFGQMDEPPGTRMRVALSALTMAEYFRDVKNQDVLLFIDNIFRFTQAGSEVSTLLGRMPSAVGYQPTLADEMGELQERITSTKGRSITSMQAIYVPADDYTDPAPATTFAHLDATTELSRSVFQKGIFPAVDPLASTSTILDPAIVGEDHYRVASEVIRILQKYKELQDIIAILGMDELSEEDKLTVQRARRIERFLSQNMLVAEQFTGQPGSTVPRAETVEAFDKISKGEFDHYPEQAFLGIGGLEDLEKKYKELTGK, from the coding sequence ATGACCACCACTGAAACCCGGACCAAGGGCCGGATCGTCTCGGTGACCGGCCCGGTCGTCGACGTGGAGTTCCCGCGCGGCGCCGTGCCCGAGCTGTTCAACGCGCTGAAGGTCGAGGTCGAGTTCGAGCAGCTGCGCAAGACGATCACCCTCGAGGTCGCGCAGCACCTCGGCGACAACCTCGTCCGCACGATCTCGCTGGCCCCGCAGGACGGTCTCGTCCGCGGCGCCGAGGTGATCGACACCGGCGCCCCGATCTCGGTGCCGGTCGGCGACGAGGTCAAGGGCCACGTCTACAACGCGCTGGGCGACTGCCTCGACCAGCCGGGCTACGGCGCGGACCTGGAGCGCTGGAGCATCCACCGCAAGCCGCCCGCCTTCGACCAGCTCGAGGGCAAGACCGAGATGCTGGAGACCGGCCTCAAGGTCATCGACCTGCTCACCCCGTACGTGCAGGGTGGCAAGATCGGCCTGTTCGGCGGCGCCGGCGTCGGCAAGACGGTTCTGATCAAGGAAATGATCACCCGTGTCGCCCGGAACTTCGGTGGCACCTCGGTGTTCGCCGGTGTCGGCGAGCGCACCCGTGAGGGCACCGACCTGTTCCTGGAGATGAGCGAGGACGGCGTCATCAACGACACCGCGCTCGTCTTCGGCCAGATGGACGAGCCGCCGGGCACCCGTATGCGGGTCGCGCTGTCCGCGCTGACGATGGCGGAGTACTTCCGCGACGTCAAGAACCAGGACGTGCTGCTGTTCATCGACAACATCTTCCGGTTCACCCAGGCAGGTTCCGAGGTGTCGACGCTGCTGGGCCGCATGCCCTCGGCCGTGGGTTACCAGCCGACGCTGGCCGACGAGATGGGTGAGCTGCAGGAGCGGATCACCTCGACCAAGGGTCGTTCGATCACCTCGATGCAGGCGATCTACGTGCCTGCGGACGACTACACCGACCCGGCCCCGGCCACCACGTTCGCCCACCTGGACGCCACCACCGAGCTTTCCCGGTCGGTGTTCCAGAAGGGCATCTTCCCGGCCGTGGACCCGCTGGCCTCCACGTCCACGATCCTCGACCCGGCGATCGTCGGTGAGGACCACTACCGGGTGGCCTCCGAGGTCATCCGGATCCTGCAGAAGTACAAGGAGCTGCAGGACATCATCGCGATCCTCGGTATGGACGAGCTGTCCGAAGAGGACAAGCTGACCGTGCAGCGGGCCCGCCGCATCGAGCGGTTCCTGTCGCAGAACATGCTCGTCGCCGAGCAGTTCACCGGCCAGCCGGGCTCGACCGTGCCGCGCGCGGAGACCGTCGAGGCGTTCGACAAGATCAGCAAGGGTGAGTTCGACCACTACCCGGAGCAGGCGTTCCTGGGCATCGGTGGCCTCGAGGACCTCGAGAAGAAGTACAAGGAACTCACCGGCAAGTGA
- a CDS encoding DUF2550 domain-containing protein: MEITVVVLVVLLGLAVVAFWYSFRWGRMRRQGGVSVALRWDPDNARAGWHLGLGRYEGEVFAWYRVWSLRTGPDRVFERETLMIADRRDPVGTEAYAVPSDATVLRCESALQEPIEIAMGPDALTGFLSWLESAPPGRQVPRAS, encoded by the coding sequence GTGGAAATCACCGTCGTTGTCCTGGTCGTCCTGCTCGGTCTTGCCGTCGTCGCGTTCTGGTACAGCTTCCGCTGGGGGCGGATGCGGCGTCAGGGCGGCGTGAGCGTCGCGTTGCGCTGGGACCCGGACAACGCCCGTGCGGGCTGGCACCTGGGTCTGGGGCGCTACGAGGGTGAGGTGTTCGCCTGGTACCGGGTGTGGAGCTTGCGCACCGGCCCGGACCGGGTGTTCGAACGTGAAACGTTGATGATCGCGGACCGCCGCGACCCCGTCGGCACCGAGGCGTACGCGGTGCCCTCGGACGCGACGGTCCTGCGCTGCGAGTCGGCGCTCCAGGAGCCCATCGAGATCGCGATGGGCCCGGACGCGCTGACCGGGTTCCTGTCCTGGCTGGAGTCCGCTCCGCCGGGCCGCCAGGTGCCGCGCGCGTCCTGA
- a CDS encoding protein-tyrosine phosphatase family protein: MTDDAPPLPGSIRLPDGSWIRGRGLRRPQPTGPAPQFGLYLGSARLRRDHDASLGWPHTWLDWPDFRLPRDQDAAVREIRALHERARAAEAVEVACAGGVGRTGTVIACLAVLAGVDPAEAVSWTRRHHHPRPVETPGQRRWVRRFTRD, encoded by the coding sequence CCGGACGGCTCCTGGATTCGCGGGCGCGGCCTGCGCCGCCCCCAGCCCACTGGCCCGGCGCCTCAGTTCGGCCTCTACCTGGGCTCCGCGCGGCTGCGCCGCGACCACGACGCCAGTCTGGGGTGGCCGCACACCTGGCTGGACTGGCCCGACTTCCGGCTGCCCCGCGACCAGGACGCCGCCGTCCGGGAGATCCGCGCCCTGCACGAGCGGGCGCGCGCCGCCGAAGCGGTCGAAGTCGCCTGTGCCGGCGGGGTCGGGCGGACCGGCACGGTCATCGCCTGCCTCGCCGTTCTGGCCGGCGTAGACCCCGCTGAAGCCGTCTCCTGGACGCGGCGGCACCACCACCCCCGGCCGGTCGAAACGCCGGGGCAGCGCCGCTGGGTACGCCGGTTCACGCGGGACTAG
- the atpA gene encoding F0F1 ATP synthase subunit alpha: MAELTISSDEIRSAIENYVSSYSPEVNREEVGVVVDTGDGVAHVEGLPSTMANELLEFPGGILGVAQNLEPRQIGVVILGNYEQIEEGQEVKRTGQILSIPVGEGFLGRVIDPLGKPIDGLGDIPAEDRRALELQAASVVERQPVSEPLQTGITAIDAMTPIGRGQRQLIIGDRKTGKTAVCVDTIINQKANWATGDPSKQVRCIYVAVGQKGSTIAGVRKSLEDAGALEYTTIVAAPASDSAGFKWLAPYTGSALGQHWMYQGKHVLIVFDDLSKQADAYRALSLLLRRPPGREAFPGDVFYLHSRLLERCAKLSDELGGGSLTGLPVIETKANDISAYIPTNVISITDGQCFFQSDLFNSGQRPAVDVTTSVSRVGGDAQIKAMKTVSGSLRIDLSQYQELQAFAAFASDLDPTSRAQLDRGARLYEVLKQPQYSPIPVEQQVVTVYLGTKGHFDDVPVEDVARFNTELLENIRHKHDDILAEIRDKGKWTDELAERVAAAAAEFKKGFTTSSGEQLVNEAEAEAMDADKVGQETVKVNKPAPTK; encoded by the coding sequence ATGGCGGAGCTGACGATCTCCTCGGACGAGATCCGTAGCGCGATCGAGAACTACGTCTCGAGTTACTCACCCGAAGTCAACCGGGAAGAGGTCGGCGTCGTCGTGGACACCGGCGACGGCGTTGCCCACGTCGAGGGTCTGCCCTCGACCATGGCCAACGAGCTGCTGGAGTTCCCCGGCGGGATCCTCGGCGTGGCCCAGAACCTGGAGCCGCGCCAGATCGGTGTCGTCATCCTCGGCAACTACGAGCAGATCGAGGAGGGTCAGGAGGTCAAGCGGACCGGCCAGATCCTCTCGATCCCGGTCGGCGAGGGCTTCCTCGGCCGCGTCATCGACCCGCTCGGCAAGCCGATCGACGGCCTCGGCGACATCCCGGCCGAGGACCGCCGCGCCCTCGAGCTGCAGGCCGCCTCGGTCGTGGAGCGCCAGCCGGTGTCCGAGCCGCTGCAGACGGGCATCACCGCGATCGACGCGATGACCCCGATCGGCCGCGGCCAGCGCCAGCTGATCATCGGCGACCGCAAGACCGGCAAGACCGCGGTCTGCGTCGACACGATCATCAACCAGAAGGCCAACTGGGCGACCGGCGACCCGAGCAAGCAGGTCCGCTGCATCTACGTCGCGGTCGGCCAGAAGGGCTCCACCATCGCCGGTGTCCGCAAGTCCCTCGAGGACGCGGGCGCGCTGGAGTACACCACCATCGTCGCGGCCCCCGCGTCGGACTCCGCCGGCTTCAAGTGGCTGGCCCCCTACACCGGTTCGGCCCTCGGCCAGCACTGGATGTACCAGGGCAAGCACGTCCTGATCGTGTTCGACGACCTGTCCAAGCAGGCGGACGCCTACCGCGCCCTGTCGCTGCTGCTGCGCCGCCCGCCGGGCCGCGAGGCGTTCCCCGGCGACGTCTTCTACTTGCACTCCCGGCTGCTCGAGCGCTGCGCGAAGCTGTCGGACGAGCTGGGTGGCGGCTCGCTGACCGGTCTGCCGGTCATCGAGACCAAGGCCAACGACATCTCGGCCTACATCCCCACCAACGTCATCTCGATCACCGACGGTCAGTGCTTCTTCCAGTCCGACCTGTTCAACTCGGGTCAGCGCCCCGCGGTCGACGTGACCACCTCGGTCTCCCGGGTCGGTGGTGACGCGCAGATCAAGGCGATGAAGACGGTGTCCGGTTCGCTGCGGATCGACCTGTCCCAGTACCAGGAGCTGCAGGCGTTCGCCGCCTTCGCCTCCGACCTGGACCCGACCTCGCGCGCCCAGCTGGACCGCGGTGCCCGCCTGTACGAGGTGCTCAAGCAGCCGCAGTACTCGCCGATCCCGGTCGAGCAGCAGGTCGTCACCGTGTACCTCGGCACCAAGGGGCACTTCGATGACGTGCCGGTGGAGGATGTGGCTCGCTTCAACACCGAGCTGCTGGAGAACATCCGCCACAAGCACGACGACATCCTCGCCGAGATCCGCGACAAGGGTAAGTGGACCGACGAGCTCGCCGAGCGCGTCGCCGCCGCGGCCGCCGAGTTCAAGAAGGGCTTCACCACTTCTTCCGGTGAGCAGCTCGTGAACGAGGCCGAGGCCGAGGCGATGGACGCCGACAAGGTCGGGCAGGAGACCGTCAAGGTCAACAAGCCCGCCCCGACGAAGTGA
- a CDS encoding F0F1 ATP synthase subunit C yields MSNIVLAQAAETASSINPGLAAIGYGLGAIGPGIGVGLIWAAVINGTARQPEAQGKLMGIAWTTFVLTEVLALIGLVVYFIASAA; encoded by the coding sequence GTGAGCAACATCGTTCTTGCCCAGGCCGCCGAGACCGCCTCCAGCATCAACCCGGGCCTCGCCGCCATCGGCTACGGTCTGGGCGCGATCGGCCCGGGCATCGGTGTGGGTCTGATCTGGGCCGCCGTCATCAACGGCACCGCCCGTCAGCCGGAGGCCCAGGGCAAGCTCATGGGTATCGCCTGGACCACCTTCGTGCTTACCGAGGTGCTCGCCCTGATCGGTCTGGTCGTCTACTTCATCGCCTCCGCCGCCTGA
- a CDS encoding F0F1 ATP synthase subunit B, translating to MVKTQIVLAAEEAPNPVLPHLSEIILGLVAFLILLWLLKKFAVPRFEKMYEERTAAIEGGIAKAEKAQAEAEEALAKYQAQLKDAYSEAAKIRDDARLEAERIKEELRAEAQDEAARIIAQGHAALQAQKAQIVTELRNELGRNSIELASRIVGEHLEDEVRRRGTVDRFLAELGSSAGNGAGK from the coding sequence GTGGTGAAGACCCAGATCGTGCTGGCCGCGGAAGAGGCGCCGAACCCGGTGCTGCCGCATCTCAGCGAGATCATCCTCGGCCTGGTGGCCTTCCTGATCCTGCTGTGGCTGCTCAAGAAGTTCGCCGTGCCGCGCTTCGAGAAGATGTACGAAGAGCGCACGGCGGCCATCGAGGGTGGCATCGCCAAGGCGGAGAAGGCGCAGGCCGAAGCCGAAGAGGCGCTCGCGAAGTACCAGGCACAGCTCAAGGACGCCTACTCCGAGGCCGCCAAGATCCGTGACGACGCTCGCCTCGAGGCCGAGCGGATCAAGGAAGAGCTGCGGGCCGAGGCCCAGGACGAGGCCGCCCGGATCATCGCCCAGGGCCACGCCGCGCTGCAGGCCCAGAAGGCACAGATCGTCACGGAGCTGCGCAACGAGCTGGGCCGCAACTCGATCGAGCTGGCGAGCCGGATCGTCGGGGAGCACCTCGAGGACGAGGTCCGTCGCCGTGGCACGGTCGACCGGTTCCTCGCCGAGCTCGGCAGCAGCGCCGGTAACGGAGCAGGAAAGTAG
- a CDS encoding F0F1 ATP synthase subunit epsilon, whose product MAEMTVELVAVERRLWSGQATFVVAQTTEGEIGLMPGHEPVLGQLVEGGVVKVTTTDGETVRAAVHGGFLSVTAERVSILAESAELADEIDVEAARSALGGEDEAERARATARLRAAGQSV is encoded by the coding sequence GTGGCTGAGATGACCGTCGAGCTTGTCGCCGTCGAACGCCGTCTCTGGTCCGGTCAGGCGACGTTCGTGGTCGCACAGACCACTGAGGGTGAGATCGGCCTGATGCCGGGCCACGAGCCGGTACTCGGTCAGCTGGTCGAGGGTGGCGTCGTCAAGGTGACGACTACGGACGGTGAGACCGTCCGCGCCGCGGTCCACGGTGGCTTCCTGTCTGTGACCGCCGAGCGGGTGAGCATCCTCGCCGAGTCGGCGGAGCTCGCCGACGAGATCGACGTCGAGGCCGCCCGCTCCGCGCTCGGTGGCGAGGACGAGGCCGAGCGGGCCAGAGCAACCGCTCGTCTCCGCGCGGCCGGCCAGTCGGTCTGA
- the atpB gene encoding F0F1 ATP synthase subunit A → MGALVLAEGDTFAPPGAGDFDLPPIFLGVTKPMILVVLSVIIIAAFFLLTSRKLKVVPGKAQFAAEYVYDFARNGIAREQIGSKDFKPFIPLVLTLFSFVLINNLFGIIPIFQFPTFSHIGFPIALSLLVVYPVYHYVGFKRHGFVGYLKHATVPPGAPGPIYILLTPIEFLQKFVLNPLTLAVRVFAAMFAGHLILLVFTLAGEFLLLHAGGVFKPISLVSWAFAILMTFVEALIQVIQAYVFAVLSANYIGAALAEDH, encoded by the coding sequence TTGGGCGCGCTGGTATTGGCCGAGGGCGACACGTTCGCGCCCCCGGGTGCCGGAGACTTCGACCTGCCGCCGATCTTCCTCGGCGTCACCAAGCCGATGATCCTGGTCGTGCTGTCGGTGATCATCATCGCGGCCTTCTTCCTGCTGACCTCGCGAAAGCTGAAGGTCGTGCCGGGCAAGGCGCAGTTCGCCGCCGAGTACGTCTACGACTTCGCGCGCAACGGCATCGCGCGTGAGCAGATCGGGTCGAAGGACTTCAAGCCGTTCATCCCGCTGGTGCTGACGCTGTTCAGCTTCGTGCTGATCAACAACCTGTTCGGGATCATCCCGATCTTCCAGTTCCCGACGTTCTCGCACATCGGTTTCCCGATCGCGCTGTCGCTGCTGGTGGTCTACCCGGTGTACCACTACGTCGGGTTCAAGCGGCACGGCTTCGTGGGCTACCTCAAGCACGCGACCGTCCCGCCGGGCGCGCCAGGCCCGATCTACATCCTGCTGACGCCGATCGAGTTCCTGCAGAAGTTCGTCCTCAACCCGCTCACCCTGGCGGTCCGGGTGTTCGCCGCGATGTTCGCAGGCCACCTGATCCTGCTGGTGTTCACGCTCGCGGGCGAGTTCCTGCTGCTCCACGCGGGCGGGGTCTTCAAGCCCATCTCGCTGGTCTCGTGGGCGTTCGCCATCCTGATGACCTTCGTGGAAGCGCTGATCCAGGTGATCCAGGCGTATGTGTTCGCCGTGCTGTCGGCGAACTACATCGGCGCCGCGCTCGCCGAAGACCACTAG
- a CDS encoding F0F1 ATP synthase subunit delta, translating into MTLHAASREALASAETRLAEVTGEAGADSAALGNELLAVVDLLGREIGLRRAVADASSDPEARTRLVRALLTGKVSEQALRVLDAVVAARWSSPRELVDGVESLGRNALLTSAEKAGKLDAVEDQLFRIARIVVSNPELEQTLSDQTAPGDAKRRLVRELLQSKVDDITLALVEQVVGRSAGRSVGFNLDQLVKLAAQRRERSVAYVTSASELSAEQRERLAEQLHRIYGRPIGLHVEVDARLGGGLVVRVGDEVIDGSTAGRIAELRRQLA; encoded by the coding sequence CTGACGCTGCACGCCGCGAGCCGCGAAGCGCTCGCCTCCGCCGAGACCCGGCTCGCCGAGGTCACCGGCGAGGCCGGCGCGGACTCGGCCGCCCTCGGCAACGAGCTGCTGGCCGTGGTCGACCTGCTCGGCAGGGAGATCGGGCTGCGCCGCGCGGTCGCCGACGCCTCGTCCGACCCGGAGGCCCGCACCCGGCTGGTCCGCGCGCTGCTGACCGGCAAGGTGTCCGAGCAGGCCCTGCGCGTGCTCGACGCCGTGGTCGCGGCCCGCTGGTCCAGCCCGCGGGAACTGGTCGACGGGGTCGAGTCGCTCGGCCGCAACGCGCTGCTCACCAGCGCGGAGAAGGCCGGGAAGCTCGACGCCGTCGAGGACCAGTTGTTCCGGATCGCCCGTATCGTGGTGAGCAACCCGGAGCTGGAGCAGACGCTGTCCGACCAGACGGCACCCGGCGACGCGAAGCGCAGGCTGGTGCGCGAGCTGCTGCAGAGCAAGGTGGACGACATCACCCTTGCCCTGGTGGAGCAGGTCGTGGGCCGGTCGGCGGGCCGCAGCGTCGGGTTCAACCTGGACCAGCTGGTCAAGCTGGCCGCGCAGCGCCGCGAGCGCTCGGTCGCGTACGTCACGAGCGCGAGCGAGCTGTCCGCGGAGCAGCGGGAGCGGCTGGCCGAGCAGCTGCACCGGATCTACGGGCGCCCGATCGGGCTGCACGTCGAGGTCGACGCCCGCCTCGGTGGCGGGCTCGTCGTCCGGGTGGGCGACGAGGTCATCGACGGCAGCACCGCGGGCCGGATCGCCGAGCTGCGCAGGCAGCTGGCCTGA